The following are encoded in a window of Nocardia sp. BMG111209 genomic DNA:
- a CDS encoding WS/DGAT domain-containing protein, producing MPTLAPPDAIRYWLSRRACNDLFLLYCFDEPGCPPEALRATLHARCAAVADLRIRLREYRFAYPRWVPCEITAARFTEHRPPQSEWATVVAALGDLLADGVRADRQPWRLHLFREVTGAPGGDGPALVVILQLSHALADGRRAAEIARAVFGPEPIRARVRHATDLGGPSPRRMPAAIAAGGRTLATWTIEARALAALPVAMVRTVVRGTAAERARRELAERTARGEIPRPGGQFAPTVLNRPPAPIRHEVRMLVRDDLRVPGRTVTALVLAAIAEALPAHLAERGAPPSDRAEPVSVARPVDPAEPVPAVPPTELAAQVSVALPTSNRLRRNNYRDVAVELPCDEPDPHRRTDLIATTLAARRVRAAHPLLDAPDRVTAVLPAPVLRRDIAAFPLDTVPATLSAHTVVSSVHRGPADLTCAGAAVRFTAGFPALGAVMHLTHGVHGLGDTVTVSVHADPDVLPDLGDYAAALDAALTRVVAHAVAPR from the coding sequence GTGCCCACGCTCGCCCCACCGGACGCGATCCGCTACTGGCTGTCGCGGCGCGCCTGCAACGATCTGTTCCTGCTGTACTGCTTCGACGAACCCGGCTGCCCGCCGGAGGCCCTGCGCGCGACTCTCCACGCCCGCTGCGCGGCCGTCGCCGATCTGCGAATCCGGCTGCGCGAGTACCGCTTCGCCTATCCACGCTGGGTGCCGTGCGAGATCACCGCCGCACGGTTCACCGAACACCGTCCGCCGCAATCGGAGTGGGCCACGGTCGTCGCCGCACTCGGCGACCTCCTCGCCGACGGGGTCCGAGCCGACCGGCAGCCCTGGCGACTGCACCTGTTCCGCGAGGTGACCGGAGCGCCGGGTGGCGACGGCCCGGCACTGGTCGTGATCCTGCAACTCTCCCACGCCCTCGCCGACGGCCGCCGCGCCGCCGAGATCGCCCGCGCGGTATTCGGTCCGGAGCCGATCCGGGCCCGGGTGCGGCACGCGACGGACCTCGGCGGCCCGTCGCCACGGCGGATGCCCGCTGCGATCGCCGCAGGGGGCCGCACGCTCGCCACGTGGACCATCGAGGCGCGGGCACTGGCGGCACTACCGGTCGCCATGGTGCGCACCGTCGTTCGCGGGACAGCCGCCGAACGGGCCCGCCGGGAATTGGCGGAGCGGACGGCGCGCGGCGAAATCCCCCGGCCGGGAGGCCAATTCGCGCCGACGGTACTGAACCGCCCACCCGCACCGATCCGGCACGAGGTGCGGATGCTGGTACGCGACGACCTGCGCGTACCCGGCCGCACGGTGACCGCACTGGTGCTCGCCGCCATCGCGGAGGCCCTGCCGGCCCATCTCGCCGAACGTGGTGCGCCACCTTCGGATCGCGCCGAGCCGGTATCCGTTGCGCGACCTGTGGATCCTGCCGAGCCGGTACCCGCGGTGCCACCCACCGAACTCGCCGCGCAGGTATCCGTCGCACTACCCACATCGAACCGATTGCGGCGCAACAATTATCGCGACGTGGCAGTCGAATTGCCTTGCGACGAACCCGATCCGCATCGGCGCACCGATCTGATCGCCACCACGCTGGCCGCTCGCCGGGTGCGGGCCGCCCATCCGCTGCTGGACGCCCCCGACCGGGTGACCGCCGTCCTCCCCGCCCCGGTGCTGCGCCGCGACATAGCCGCATTCCCACTCGACACGGTCCCGGCGACGCTGTCCGCGCACACCGTCGTCTCCAGCGTCCACCGCGGCCCGGCCGACCTGACCTGTGCGGGCGCGGCGGTCCGGTTCACCGCGGGCTTCCCGGCCCTCGGCGCGGTCATGCATCTGACGCACGGCGTGCACGGGCTCGGGGATACCGTCACGGTGTCGGTGCACGCCGATCCGGACGTGTTGCCCGACCTCGGCGACTATGCCGCGGCGCTGGACGCCGCCCTCACCCGGGTGGTCGCGCACGCCGTCGCGCCGCGGTGA
- the gluQRS gene encoding tRNA glutamyl-Q(34) synthetase GluQRS: MPVPGAGRFAPSPSGDLHLGNLRTALLAWLFARSTGREFGIRVEDLDRDRSRSDVAARQLADLAAIGLDWDGPVVWQSERLPRHHAALERLTAAGLTYECYCTRKEIQQAVTAPHGPLGAYPGTCRELNEAERAARRAEGRPAALRLRSEVTEFDVIDEIHGHYRGLVDDFVLRRGDGTPAYNLAVVVDDGEQGFDQVVRGDDLLPATPRQAYLATLLGFEVPRYAHVPLVLNRDGARLAKRDGAVTLADRLAAGETAEQVTALLTGSIDATAGTAAELLTTFDPETLSRSPWIFEPSGLLRRG; the protein is encoded by the coding sequence GTGCCGGTCCCGGGCGCGGGGCGGTTCGCCCCCAGCCCGTCGGGCGATCTCCATCTCGGCAATCTGCGCACCGCCCTGCTGGCCTGGCTGTTCGCCCGTTCCACCGGACGCGAATTCGGCATCCGCGTGGAGGATCTGGATCGGGACCGGTCCCGATCCGACGTCGCCGCACGGCAACTCGCCGATCTCGCCGCGATCGGGCTGGACTGGGACGGCCCGGTGGTGTGGCAATCGGAGCGGCTGCCGCGGCATCACGCCGCCCTCGAGCGCCTGACCGCGGCCGGACTCACCTACGAATGTTATTGCACGCGAAAGGAAATTCAGCAGGCCGTGACCGCTCCGCACGGACCGCTGGGAGCCTACCCCGGAACCTGCCGCGAGCTGAACGAGGCCGAACGCGCCGCGCGCCGGGCCGAGGGACGGCCGGCGGCGCTCCGATTGCGTTCGGAGGTCACCGAATTCGATGTGATCGACGAAATACACGGGCACTACCGGGGTCTCGTGGACGATTTCGTGTTGCGCCGCGGAGACGGTACGCCCGCATACAATCTGGCGGTCGTCGTCGACGACGGGGAACAGGGCTTCGACCAAGTCGTCCGCGGCGACGACCTGCTGCCCGCCACACCGCGGCAGGCGTATCTGGCCACGCTGCTCGGATTCGAGGTGCCCCGATACGCCCATGTGCCACTGGTTCTCAATCGGGACGGCGCACGATTGGCCAAACGGGACGGAGCGGTCACCCTCGCCGATCGGCTCGCCGCCGGCGAAACCGCCGAGCAAGTGACGGCACTGCTCACGGGCTCGATCGATGCGACGGCCGGGACCGCGGCGGAGTTGCTCACGACATTCGATCCGGAAACGTTGTCGCGCTCACCATGGATATTCGAACCGAGCGGCTTGTTGCGACGCGGTTGA
- a CDS encoding DUF397 domain-containing protein, whose product MKVDVTGAVWRKSSYSGPDGNCVEVAFLGDDNIAVRDTKDHGHGPILAFAPGEWDTFLAEVTGGMFDRA is encoded by the coding sequence GTGAAGGTCGACGTGACCGGTGCTGTGTGGCGAAAGAGTTCATACAGCGGTCCCGACGGAAACTGCGTGGAGGTCGCGTTTCTGGGCGACGACAATATCGCAGTCCGCGACACCAAAGACCATGGGCATGGTCCGATCCTGGCCTTCGCCCCCGGCGAGTGGGACACCTTCCTCGCCGAGGTGACGGGCGGGATGTTCGACCGGGCCTGA
- a CDS encoding cytochrome bc complex cytochrome b subunit produces the protein MAVSEVLAAQADSADQRYRAANFAKRSINKVFPTHWSFLLGEIALYSFIILILSGIYLTLFFDPSMSDVVYQGAYQPLRGVTMSRAYETALNISFEVRGGLFVRQVHHWAALLFATSMVVHLCRIFFTGAFRKPREANWVIGSVLLIIAMFEGFFGYSLPDDLLSGTGLRAAFAGITLGTPVVGTWLHWLMFGGDFPGTIIIPRLYIAHVLLFPGIMAALVAAHVALVWYQKHTQLPGPARTEKNVVGTRIVPVFAFDQGAFFMMTLGVLALMGGLLQINPIWNLGPYNPSQVSAGTQPDFYLMWTDGFLRLFPAWEIYVFGHTVPGSFAVAILMPLLFGLLIGYPWIEKRLTHDRAPHNLLQRPRDVPVRTAIGAMSLAFYAVLTLACVNDVIALKFDISLNATTWIFRIGLLVVPPVAYFAAYRLCLALQRSDRAVLAHGIETGVIRRLPDGEYIELHQPLGPVDEHGHPIPLAYQGAAVPKKMNELGLSGKPGAGSFFRADPLPEIEQLRAGEHSQESRRLAVLRQAQEMAGGDPSEKIEYAD, from the coding sequence ATGGCAGTATCAGAGGTCCTCGCCGCACAGGCGGACTCCGCGGATCAGCGCTACCGAGCGGCGAATTTCGCCAAACGATCCATCAACAAGGTCTTTCCGACGCATTGGTCGTTCCTGCTCGGTGAGATCGCGCTCTACAGTTTCATCATTCTGATCCTGTCCGGGATCTATCTCACGCTGTTCTTCGACCCGTCGATGTCCGATGTGGTCTATCAGGGCGCCTATCAGCCGTTACGCGGCGTCACCATGTCGCGGGCCTACGAGACGGCGCTGAACATCAGCTTCGAGGTGCGCGGCGGTTTGTTCGTGCGGCAGGTACATCATTGGGCCGCACTGTTGTTCGCGACATCGATGGTCGTCCACCTGTGCCGGATCTTCTTCACCGGCGCCTTCCGCAAACCGCGCGAGGCGAACTGGGTGATCGGCTCGGTGCTGTTGATCATCGCGATGTTCGAGGGCTTCTTCGGCTATTCATTACCCGACGATCTGCTCTCCGGCACCGGGCTGCGGGCCGCATTCGCGGGTATCACACTGGGTACCCCGGTGGTCGGCACCTGGCTGCACTGGCTGATGTTCGGCGGTGACTTCCCGGGCACGATCATCATCCCGCGGCTGTATATCGCGCACGTACTGTTGTTCCCCGGCATCATGGCGGCGCTGGTGGCCGCGCACGTCGCCCTCGTCTGGTATCAGAAGCACACCCAGCTGCCGGGGCCCGCGCGGACGGAGAAGAATGTCGTCGGCACCCGCATCGTGCCGGTGTTCGCCTTCGATCAGGGCGCGTTCTTCATGATGACCCTCGGCGTACTCGCGCTCATGGGCGGCCTGTTGCAGATCAATCCGATCTGGAATCTGGGTCCGTACAACCCGTCCCAGGTGTCGGCCGGCACCCAGCCCGATTTCTATCTGATGTGGACCGACGGATTCCTGCGGCTGTTCCCGGCCTGGGAGATCTACGTGTTCGGGCATACGGTGCCCGGATCGTTCGCGGTGGCGATCCTGATGCCGCTGCTGTTCGGGCTGCTGATCGGCTATCCGTGGATCGAGAAGCGGCTCACCCACGACCGCGCGCCGCACAATCTGCTGCAGCGGCCGCGCGATGTGCCGGTCCGCACCGCGATCGGCGCGATGTCGCTGGCCTTCTACGCGGTGCTGACGCTGGCCTGCGTCAACGACGTCATCGCGCTGAAGTTCGACATTTCCCTGAACGCGACGACCTGGATCTTCCGCATCGGATTGCTGGTGGTGCCGCCGGTGGCCTATTTCGCCGCCTATCGGTTGTGCCTGGCCCTGCAACGTTCCGATCGGGCGGTGCTGGCGCACGGCATCGAAACCGGGGTCATCCGGCGGTTGCCGGACGGCGAATACATCGAGTTGCATCAGCCGCTGGGACCGGTCGACGAACACGGCCATCCGATTCCGCTGGCGTACCAGGGTGCGGCGGTTCCGAAGAAGATGAACGAACTGGGACTCTCCGGTAAACCGGGCGCCGGGAGCTTCTTCCGCGCCGATCCGCTGCCGGAAATCGAGCAGCTGCGCGCGGGTGAGCATTCCCAGGAATCTCGCAGGCTCGCGGTGTTGCGGCAGGCTCAGGAAATGGCGGGGGGCGACCCGTCCGAGAAAATTGAGTACGCCGACTGA
- a CDS encoding methyltransferase domain-containing protein, with protein MAPTPSTSFPGLRPDHFDREGYDQLVDVRDLRATLPGIRRLRTWAHEALAAAAGESAVDVGSGTGSEVLAFADAVGPTGAAIGVEPDPDLRLAAERRAAQAGSSARFVSGDAYGLPFASDSVDVALCERVFQHLTAPARATAEIARVLRPGGRVVLMDSDWGTAIVHPGDRHVVHEVVETLIASTTQPFSGRRLSGLLTQAGLVIDEVASHALVQDPSAGAGALVGRISAMAVARGAITEPQRERLLTDLAMGARTGDIHLSVTVFAVLAHKPA; from the coding sequence ATGGCGCCCACCCCCAGCACCTCGTTCCCCGGCCTGCGTCCGGACCACTTCGACCGCGAAGGTTACGACCAGCTCGTCGACGTCCGGGACCTGCGGGCGACCCTGCCCGGCATCCGCCGCCTGCGGACCTGGGCCCACGAGGCCCTCGCCGCCGCGGCCGGTGAGAGCGCCGTCGACGTCGGCTCCGGAACCGGTTCGGAGGTGCTGGCATTCGCGGACGCGGTCGGCCCGACCGGCGCCGCGATCGGCGTGGAACCGGACCCGGACCTGCGCCTGGCCGCGGAACGCCGTGCGGCACAAGCGGGTTCGTCCGCGCGATTCGTCTCCGGCGACGCCTACGGCCTGCCCTTCGCTTCGGACTCCGTCGATGTCGCCCTGTGCGAGCGCGTCTTCCAGCATCTGACCGCCCCGGCCCGCGCCACCGCAGAGATCGCGCGCGTGCTGCGGCCCGGCGGTCGCGTGGTGCTGATGGACAGCGACTGGGGCACCGCGATCGTGCACCCGGGCGACCGGCACGTCGTGCACGAGGTGGTCGAGACCCTGATCGCGAGCACCACCCAGCCGTTCTCCGGCCGCCGGTTGTCCGGCCTGCTCACCCAGGCGGGCCTGGTCATCGACGAGGTGGCCTCGCATGCGCTGGTACAGGATCCGAGTGCGGGGGCCGGTGCGCTGGTCGGCCGCATCTCCGCGATGGCGGTCGCGCGCGGCGCGATCACCGAACCGCAGCGCGAGCGGCTGCTGACCGATCTGGCGATGGGCGCCCGCACCGGCGACATCCACCTGTCGGTCACCGTGTTCGCGGTACTCGCCCACAAACCGGCGTAG
- a CDS encoding aminotransferase class I/II-fold pyridoxal phosphate-dependent enzyme — MPRQTQIGLMSHAELVSEHETQTANYAKLQTEKLTLDLTRGKPAPEQLDLSADLLSLPGSGDYRDATGTDCRNYGGQQGLPELRAIFGELLGIPVANLLAGNNSSLSLMHDLLAFSLLYGTADSARRWVDEPVVKMLCPAPGYDRHFALSQALGIEMIPVAIGHDGPDMPAIAALVAEDPQIKGLWVVPNYANPTGVTLSEEVARELVSMPTAAPDFRLFWDNAYAVHPLTDLADPVLDVLGLAAAAGNPNRPFVFASTSKITFAGSGVSFLGGSSANLSWYLKHAGVQSIGPDKINQLRHVRFFKDADGVRAHMQKHRALLEPKFALVLRILEERLGPSKVASWTEPKGGYFISLDVLEGTAARTIALAKEAGIALTAAGSAFPYGKDPEDKNIRIAPSFPSLTDLETAMDGLATCVLLAATEKHITD; from the coding sequence ATGCCCCGGCAGACGCAGATCGGTTTGATGAGCCATGCGGAACTCGTGTCCGAACACGAGACGCAGACCGCGAACTACGCGAAGCTCCAGACCGAGAAGCTGACGCTGGACCTCACCCGGGGTAAGCCCGCACCCGAACAGCTGGATCTGTCCGCCGACTTACTCTCGCTGCCGGGCTCCGGTGACTACCGCGACGCCACCGGCACCGACTGCCGCAATTACGGTGGGCAGCAAGGACTTCCGGAGCTGCGGGCCATCTTCGGCGAACTGCTCGGCATTCCGGTGGCGAATCTGCTGGCGGGCAACAACTCCAGCCTCTCGCTCATGCACGACCTGCTGGCGTTCTCGCTGCTGTACGGCACCGCCGATTCGGCCCGCCGGTGGGTCGACGAGCCCGTCGTCAAGATGCTCTGCCCCGCCCCCGGTTACGACCGGCACTTCGCGCTGAGCCAGGCGCTGGGGATCGAGATGATCCCGGTCGCCATCGGGCACGACGGCCCGGACATGCCTGCCATCGCGGCGCTGGTGGCCGAGGATCCGCAGATCAAGGGTCTGTGGGTGGTGCCGAACTACGCCAACCCGACCGGCGTCACGCTCTCGGAAGAGGTTGCCCGCGAGCTGGTTTCGATGCCGACCGCCGCACCGGACTTCCGCCTGTTCTGGGACAACGCCTACGCCGTGCACCCGCTGACCGACCTCGCCGATCCGGTGCTGGACGTGCTCGGCCTGGCCGCCGCCGCGGGTAATCCGAACCGCCCCTTCGTCTTCGCCTCCACCTCGAAGATCACGTTCGCGGGCTCCGGCGTGAGCTTCCTCGGCGGTTCGAGCGCCAACCTGAGCTGGTATCTCAAGCACGCGGGTGTGCAGAGCATCGGCCCGGACAAGATCAACCAGCTGCGCCACGTGCGGTTCTTCAAGGATGCCGACGGCGTGCGCGCGCACATGCAGAAGCACCGCGCCCTGCTCGAGCCGAAATTCGCTCTGGTGCTGCGCATCCTGGAGGAGCGGCTGGGACCGTCGAAGGTCGCGTCCTGGACCGAGCCCAAGGGTGGCTACTTCATCAGCCTCGACGTCCTGGAGGGCACCGCCGCGCGCACCATCGCGCTGGCGAAGGAGGCCGGTATCGCGCTGACCGCCGCCGGTTCGGCCTTCCCCTACGGGAAGGATCCCGAGGACAAGAACATTCGCATCGCCCCCAGCTTCCCGTCGCTGACGGATCTGGAGACGGCGATGGACGGGCTGGCCACCTGCGTACTGCTCGCGGCCACCGAGAAGCACATCACCGACTGA